One region of Betaproteobacteria bacterium genomic DNA includes:
- the secD gene encoding protein translocase subunit SecD yields the protein MNRYPLWKYITVAIALLLGFVYTLPNFFGESPAVQVSSAKVTIKVDAKALARVEEALKAAGITNEGIQLDTNGVKTRLKDTDTQLKAKDVLEKAFNPDPADPQYVIALNLLTASPQWLTSLHALPMYLGLDLRGGVHFLLQVDMKGALTKKLDSTAADLRTVMRDKNLRHSGVNREGDRIVVKFRDIETRDKARFAISDSQPDLLLSEQGDTSEPKLVATLKPEAQKKLGEFALKQNINTLHNRINELGVAEPVIQQQGIDRIVVQLPGVQDTAKAKDILGRTATLEIRMVDDSPGALEAALAGNPPYGTEVYTERGGQPLLVKKQVVLTGDRLTDAQPGFDHQTNEAAVHLTLDSAGARIFKDVTRENVNKRMAILLIEKGKGEVVTAPVIRAEIGGGRVQISGRMSTTEANDTALLLRAGSLAAPMDIIEERTIGPSLGAENIKKGFHSTMWGFAAIAVFMILYYQMFGVVSVIALASNLLFLVAILSLLQATLTLPGIAAIALTLGMAIDANVLINERIREELRNGMPPQGAISEGYERAFGTILDSNITTLIAGLALLIFGSGPIRGFAVVHCLGILTSIFSSVVVSRGLVNLIYGRQKKLTKVAIGQLWKPATAAVNGK from the coding sequence ATGAATCGCTACCCACTCTGGAAGTACATCACCGTTGCCATCGCGCTGTTGCTCGGCTTCGTTTATACCTTGCCCAACTTCTTCGGTGAATCACCGGCCGTGCAGGTTTCCAGCGCCAAGGTCACCATCAAGGTCGACGCCAAAGCCCTGGCGCGTGTCGAAGAAGCCCTGAAAGCCGCCGGCATCACGAACGAAGGTATCCAGCTCGATACCAACGGCGTGAAGACCCGCCTGAAGGACACCGACACCCAATTGAAGGCCAAGGACGTCCTCGAAAAGGCGTTCAATCCGGACCCCGCCGATCCGCAATACGTCATCGCACTGAATCTGCTGACGGCCTCGCCGCAATGGCTGACTTCGCTGCATGCTCTGCCGATGTACCTCGGCCTCGACCTGCGCGGCGGCGTTCACTTCCTGCTGCAAGTCGACATGAAGGGTGCTCTGACCAAGAAGCTCGACTCGACCGCCGCCGATCTGCGCACCGTGATGCGCGACAAGAATCTGCGCCACAGCGGTGTGAACCGCGAAGGCGACCGTATCGTCGTCAAGTTCCGCGATATTGAAACCCGCGACAAGGCTCGTTTCGCCATTAGCGACAGCCAGCCGGACCTGCTGCTCAGCGAACAGGGCGATACCAGCGAGCCAAAGCTGGTTGCCACGCTGAAGCCTGAAGCCCAGAAAAAGCTCGGCGAATTCGCGCTAAAGCAGAACATCAACACGCTGCACAACCGGATCAACGAACTCGGCGTTGCCGAGCCGGTTATCCAGCAGCAGGGCATCGATCGCATCGTCGTCCAGCTGCCCGGCGTGCAGGACACCGCCAAGGCCAAGGACATTCTGGGCCGTACCGCCACCCTTGAAATTCGCATGGTGGATGACTCGCCAGGGGCGCTGGAAGCCGCACTGGCCGGCAACCCACCCTATGGCACAGAGGTTTACACCGAACGCGGCGGCCAGCCGCTGCTGGTCAAGAAGCAAGTCGTACTGACCGGCGACCGTCTGACCGACGCCCAGCCCGGCTTCGATCACCAGACCAATGAAGCGGCTGTCCATTTGACGCTCGACTCGGCAGGCGCCCGCATCTTCAAGGACGTCACGCGCGAAAACGTCAACAAGCGCATGGCCATCTTGCTCATCGAAAAGGGCAAAGGCGAAGTCGTCACCGCACCGGTTATCCGCGCTGAAATCGGCGGTGGCCGCGTGCAGATTTCCGGCCGCATGAGCACCACCGAAGCCAACGATACCGCCCTGCTGCTGCGCGCCGGTTCGCTCGCCGCACCGATGGACATCATCGAGGAACGGACCATCGGCCCGTCGCTCGGCGCTGAAAACATCAAGAAGGGCTTCCACTCGACGATGTGGGGTTTTGCCGCGATCGCCGTGTTCATGATCCTCTACTACCAGATGTTCGGTGTCGTTTCGGTTATCGCGCTCGCTTCCAACCTGTTGTTCCTGGTCGCCATCCTGTCGTTGCTGCAGGCTACGCTGACCCTGCCCGGCATCGCCGCTATCGCGCTGACCCTGGGCATGGCGATCGACGCCAACGTGCTGATCAACGAACGTATTCGCGAAGAGTTGCGTAATGGCATGCCGCCGCAAGGGGCGATTTCCGAAGGTTATGAACGTGCTTTCGGGACTATTCTCGATTCGAACATCACGACCCTGATCGCCGGCCTCGCACTGCTCATCTTTGGTTCCGGCCCGATCCGCGGCTTTGCCGTGGTTCATTGCTTGGGCATTCTGACCTCTATCTTCTCATCGGTCGTCGTGTCGCGCGGCCTAGTGAACCTGATCTACGGTCGCCAGAAGAAGCTGACCAAGGTGGCCATCGGCCAACTCTGGAAACCCGCGACTGCTGCGGTCAACGGCAAATAA
- the yajC gene encoding preprotein translocase subunit YajC, with translation MISLAHAQTAGAAADPMGGLMQMLPMILMFVVLWFLMIRPQMKKSKEHKALLAALAKGDEVVTQGGIVGRVTKVGDAYVTVEIATGTEVVVQKPSIGLVLPKGTLKSL, from the coding sequence ATGATTAGTCTTGCCCACGCCCAGACCGCTGGCGCTGCAGCCGACCCGATGGGCGGCCTGATGCAGATGCTGCCGATGATCCTGATGTTCGTCGTGCTGTGGTTCCTGATGATTCGTCCGCAAATGAAGAAATCCAAGGAACACAAGGCACTGCTCGCAGCACTGGCCAAGGGCGATGAAGTCGTCACCCAAGGCGGTATCGTTGGCCGTGTGACCAAGGTCGGCGATGCCTACGTCACCGTCGAAATCGCCACTGGCACCGAAGTTGTCGTGCAAAAGCCGTCAATCGGCCTGGTTCTGCCCAAAGGCACGCTGAAGTCGCTGTAA
- the tgt gene encoding tRNA guanosine(34) transglycosylase Tgt, producing MQFELLKTDGAARRGTLTLAHGQVQTPVFMPVGTYGTVKAMTPQSLHDIGAQICLGNTFHLWLRPGLDVIAAHNGLHDFMNWQKPILTDSGGFQVFSLGAMRKITEEGVKFSSPHDGAKLFLTPEISMQIQKVLNSDIVMIFDECTPYPATHEEAAKSMRMSMRWAQRSRDEHNKLENSNALFGIVQGGMYEDLRDESLAGLDDIGFDGMAIGGLSVGEPKEDMVRVLAHVAPQMPLHKPRYLMGVGTPEDLVRSVKAGIDMFDCVMPTRNARNGHLFTRFGDVKIKNARYKLDTGPLDPSCSCYTCTNFTRSYLHHLFRHGEILGGMLNTIHNLHFYQVIMAEMRAAIESGTFDEWSDEFVRKRSSCE from the coding sequence ATGCAATTTGAACTCCTGAAAACCGATGGCGCTGCCCGTCGCGGCACGTTGACGCTGGCCCACGGCCAGGTCCAGACCCCCGTCTTCATGCCGGTCGGCACCTACGGCACGGTCAAGGCCATGACGCCGCAATCGCTGCACGACATCGGCGCCCAGATTTGCCTCGGCAACACCTTCCACCTCTGGCTGCGTCCGGGGCTGGATGTGATTGCCGCCCACAACGGCCTGCACGATTTCATGAACTGGCAGAAGCCTATCCTGACCGACTCCGGCGGATTCCAGGTCTTCTCGCTCGGCGCCATGCGCAAGATCACCGAGGAAGGCGTCAAGTTCAGTTCGCCGCACGATGGCGCCAAGCTATTCCTGACGCCGGAAATCTCGATGCAGATTCAGAAGGTGCTGAATTCCGACATCGTGATGATTTTCGACGAATGCACGCCCTACCCGGCAACGCACGAAGAAGCGGCCAAGTCGATGCGGATGAGCATGCGCTGGGCGCAGCGTTCGCGCGACGAACACAACAAGCTGGAAAATAGCAATGCCCTGTTCGGCATCGTGCAGGGTGGCATGTACGAAGACTTGCGCGATGAATCGCTGGCCGGACTGGACGACATCGGCTTCGACGGCATGGCCATCGGCGGCCTGTCGGTCGGTGAGCCAAAGGAAGACATGGTGCGCGTTCTCGCCCATGTCGCGCCCCAAATGCCACTCCACAAGCCGCGCTACCTGATGGGCGTCGGCACACCGGAAGACCTTGTGCGCTCAGTCAAGGCCGGCATCGACATGTTCGACTGCGTGATGCCGACCCGCAATGCTCGCAACGGCCATCTTTTCACTCGATTCGGTGACGTAAAGATCAAGAATGCCCGATACAAGCTGGATACCGGCCCGCTCGATCCGTCCTGCTCCTGCTACACCTGCACCAATTTCACCCGTTCCTACTTGCATCATTTGTTCCGCCACGGCGAAATCCTCGGCGGGATGCTGAACACCATCCACAACCTTCATTTCTATCAGGTCATCATGGCCGAAATGCGCGCCGCCATTGAATCCGGCACCTTCGACGAGTGGTCGGACGAGTTTGTCCGCAAACGGTCATCCTGCGAGTGA
- the queA gene encoding tRNA preQ1(34) S-adenosylmethionine ribosyltransferase-isomerase QueA, whose amino-acid sequence MSLTVDDFDFPLPPELIAQHPAAERRGSRLLHVCGQLEFHRKFENLPELLEAGDLLVFNDTRVIKARFFGVKDSGGRVEIMLERIVDATHAICQIRASKAPKPGSTMKLADAFTVKMTGRTGADDDFFALELADSGDFWDLAEQYGKLPLPPYIEHPAEGADETRYQTVYAREPGAVAAPTAGLHFDEAMLSTLQAQGVNTAFLTLHVGAGTYRPMRVEKIADHRMHSERFEIPQVTADAIAATRAAGGRVIAVGTTSLRALESAGNDDGTVRVGGAETSIFITPGYRFKVVDRLITNFHLPKSTLLMLVSAFAGYDNIRAAYAHAVAERYRFFSYGDAMLLEKTDAI is encoded by the coding sequence ATGTCGTTGACCGTCGACGACTTCGACTTCCCTCTACCGCCCGAACTGATCGCCCAGCACCCTGCCGCTGAACGCCGTGGCAGCCGCTTGTTGCATGTCTGCGGTCAACTGGAATTTCATCGAAAATTTGAAAATTTGCCTGAGCTGCTTGAAGCGGGCGATCTGCTGGTATTCAACGACACCCGTGTCATCAAGGCACGCTTCTTTGGCGTCAAGGACAGTGGTGGACGGGTAGAAATCATGCTTGAACGCATCGTCGATGCCACTCATGCAATCTGCCAGATTCGCGCCAGCAAGGCGCCGAAGCCAGGCAGCACCATGAAACTGGCCGATGCTTTCACGGTCAAAATGACCGGACGCACCGGCGCTGATGACGATTTTTTCGCGCTGGAACTCGCCGACTCGGGCGACTTCTGGGACCTAGCCGAACAGTACGGCAAGCTACCGCTGCCGCCCTACATCGAGCATCCGGCCGAAGGCGCTGACGAAACCCGCTACCAGACGGTCTATGCCCGCGAGCCCGGCGCTGTCGCCGCCCCCACGGCCGGCCTGCATTTCGATGAAGCAATGCTGTCCACGCTGCAGGCACAGGGCGTCAACACGGCCTTCCTGACTCTGCATGTCGGCGCCGGCACCTACCGCCCGATGCGTGTGGAGAAAATCGCCGACCATCGCATGCACAGCGAACGTTTCGAGATTCCACAAGTCACGGCCGATGCCATTGCCGCCACCCGAGCGGCTGGCGGCCGGGTCATTGCGGTTGGCACAACCAGCTTGCGGGCGCTCGAATCTGCCGGCAACGACGATGGAACCGTCCGTGTGGGCGGCGCCGAAACCAGCATTTTCATTACCCCCGGCTACCGCTTCAAGGTGGTTGACCGGCTGATCACCAATTTCCATCTGCCGAAATCGACGCTGCTCATGCTCGTTTCGGCCTTTGCCGGCTACGACAACATCCGCGCCGCCTACGCCCACGCCGTGGCCGAGCGCTACCGCTTCTTCAGTTATGGCGATGCCATGCTTCTGGAAAAAACCGATGCAATTTGA
- a CDS encoding signal protein has translation MKTLLQSFVFGTSLVIAAHAFAQAPAAPAKPMTAAPPAVVAAPAPPAAPMAPATATPPAKKKAFQTPATAAPGGGADKVWVNSGSKVYHCPGGKYYGKTKAGSYMSEADAKAAGNHAVSKKGCF, from the coding sequence ATGAAAACGCTACTGCAATCGTTTGTTTTTGGTACCAGCCTGGTGATCGCCGCTCACGCCTTTGCCCAAGCGCCTGCTGCGCCGGCCAAACCCATGACGGCAGCACCTCCCGCGGTCGTTGCCGCCCCTGCACCCCCGGCTGCACCGATGGCCCCGGCCACCGCAACGCCCCCGGCCAAGAAAAAAGCTTTCCAAACGCCTGCAACCGCAGCCCCTGGTGGCGGCGCTGACAAGGTTTGGGTGAATTCCGGATCGAAGGTTTATCACTGCCCAGGCGGCAAATATTACGGCAAGACCAAGGCTGGTTCATACATGAGCGAAGCTGATGCCAAGGCTGCCGGCAACCATGCAGTGAGCAAGAAAGGCTGTTTCTGA
- the cobA gene encoding uroporphyrinogen-III C-methyltransferase gives MNPSNKLEAGKVWLVGAGPGDPDLLTVKAARLISQADAIVYDHLVGNRIMDLARADARLIYAGKEASKHTLPQDSINQLLVDLARENLSVVRLKGGDPFIFGRGGEELETLVASGIPFEVIPGVTAAAGCAAYAGFPLTHRDHAQSLTFVTGHLKDGTVNLDWPALARPKQTVVFYMGIGAVNEICRQMINHGLPSMTPAAVVRNGTQPDQQTLLATLGTLPSRMAEFGIKPPALIVVGSVVNLQAKLNWFEKK, from the coding sequence ATGAACCCATCTAACAAACTGGAAGCCGGCAAAGTCTGGCTGGTCGGCGCCGGCCCCGGCGATCCCGACTTGCTGACTGTCAAGGCGGCACGCCTGATTTCCCAAGCAGACGCCATCGTGTACGACCATCTGGTCGGCAACCGCATCATGGATTTGGCCCGCGCCGATGCACGTCTTATCTATGCCGGCAAGGAAGCGTCAAAACACACCCTGCCCCAGGACTCGATCAACCAGTTACTGGTTGATCTCGCTCGCGAAAATCTGTCGGTAGTGCGCCTCAAGGGCGGCGACCCGTTTATCTTTGGACGCGGCGGGGAAGAGCTCGAAACACTGGTGGCCTCCGGCATCCCCTTCGAGGTCATCCCCGGGGTCACTGCGGCAGCAGGCTGTGCCGCCTACGCCGGCTTCCCGCTGACTCATCGCGATCATGCGCAATCGCTGACCTTCGTCACCGGCCACCTCAAGGACGGCACCGTCAATCTCGACTGGCCGGCGCTGGCCCGACCGAAACAGACAGTCGTCTTTTACATGGGCATTGGTGCAGTCAACGAAATCTGCCGGCAGATGATCAATCATGGCCTGCCCTCGATGACTCCCGCCGCCGTAGTCCGCAATGGCACTCAGCCCGACCAGCAAACGCTGCTCGCCACACTGGGCACCCTGCCCAGTCGCATGGCCGAATTCGGCATCAAGCCGCCAGCCCTGATCGTGGTCGGTAGCGTCGTTAATCTGCAGGCAAAACTCAACTGGTTCGAAAAAAAATGA
- a CDS encoding c-type cytochrome yields the protein MKKTVVGMLALGAMAAAMGSAFAQETAKVAPEMTAAEKDAAKKIYFERCAGCHGVLRKGATGKNLEPHWTKKDKDGNVTEGGTLKLGQQRLEKIIGYGTDGGMVNFDDILTKDELSLMAKYIQNKPDVPPEYSFKETLDSWKVIVPVDQRPTKQMNNFNLKNMFSVTLRDTGEVALIDGDTKEIRSIVKTGYAVHISRLSASGRYVYVIGRDGRLSLIDLWMEKPGVVAEVKIGFDARSVDTSKFKGFEDKYAVAGSYWPPQYVIMDGDTLKPRKVVSTRGMTVDGEYHPEPRVASIVASFIKPEWVINIKETGQILLVDYSDIENLKTTTIGSAKFLHDGGWDASKRYFLVAANASNKIAAVDTKTGKLAALIDVAKLPHPGRGANFTHPKFGPVWTTGHLGADVLTLISTPSDDKKNAKFKEFNWKVVQEVKHVPGNLFVKTHPISKHLWADSPQNSDRELAESVSVWNLSDLSKPYKVINVAKDSGLPVTKATRRAVHPEFSADGKEVWISLWGGKTDQSAIVVYDDATLTLKKVITDPKMITPTGKFNVYNTQHDIY from the coding sequence ATGAAAAAAACAGTAGTGGGGATGCTTGCTCTTGGCGCCATGGCCGCAGCCATGGGATCGGCTTTCGCTCAGGAAACTGCGAAGGTGGCGCCGGAGATGACGGCTGCCGAAAAAGATGCTGCCAAGAAAATTTATTTTGAACGTTGTGCCGGTTGTCACGGTGTCTTGCGCAAGGGCGCCACCGGCAAGAATCTTGAGCCGCACTGGACCAAGAAGGACAAGGACGGCAACGTCACCGAGGGCGGCACGCTCAAGCTTGGCCAGCAGCGCCTGGAAAAAATCATCGGTTACGGTACCGATGGCGGCATGGTGAACTTTGACGACATCCTGACCAAGGATGAGCTTTCCCTGATGGCCAAATACATCCAGAACAAGCCGGATGTCCCGCCGGAATACAGCTTCAAGGAAACGCTGGATTCATGGAAGGTCATCGTGCCGGTTGACCAGCGTCCAACCAAGCAGATGAACAACTTCAACTTGAAGAACATGTTCTCCGTCACCCTGCGCGATACGGGTGAAGTGGCACTGATCGACGGCGATACCAAAGAAATTCGCAGTATCGTCAAGACCGGCTATGCAGTTCATATTTCACGCCTCTCGGCGTCTGGTCGTTATGTGTATGTGATTGGTCGCGATGGTCGTTTGTCGCTGATTGATTTGTGGATGGAAAAGCCGGGGGTGGTTGCCGAAGTCAAGATCGGCTTCGACGCCCGTTCGGTCGATACCTCCAAGTTCAAGGGCTTTGAAGACAAGTATGCCGTTGCCGGTTCCTACTGGCCCCCGCAGTATGTGATCATGGACGGCGACACGTTGAAGCCGCGCAAGGTCGTTTCCACCCGTGGCATGACCGTTGATGGCGAATACCATCCGGAACCGCGCGTTGCTTCCATCGTTGCTTCTTTCATCAAGCCGGAATGGGTCATCAACATCAAGGAAACCGGCCAGATTCTGTTGGTCGATTACTCCGACATTGAAAACCTGAAGACCACCACCATCGGTTCGGCCAAGTTCCTGCATGACGGCGGTTGGGATGCTTCCAAGCGTTACTTCCTGGTGGCAGCCAATGCGTCCAACAAGATCGCTGCGGTTGATACCAAGACAGGCAAACTGGCTGCGCTGATCGATGTCGCGAAGTTGCCTCACCCGGGTCGTGGCGCCAACTTTACCCATCCGAAATTTGGTCCGGTATGGACGACGGGTCACCTTGGTGCCGATGTCCTGACCCTGATCAGCACACCGTCGGATGACAAGAAAAATGCCAAGTTCAAGGAGTTCAACTGGAAGGTTGTGCAGGAAGTGAAGCACGTGCCGGGCAACCTGTTCGTCAAGACGCATCCGATCTCCAAGCACCTGTGGGCTGATTCGCCGCAGAACTCTGACCGGGAACTGGCGGAATCGGTTTCTGTCTGGAATCTGTCCGATCTTTCCAAACCATACAAAGTGATCAATGTCGCCAAGGATTCTGGTCTGCCCGTCACCAAGGCAACTCGCCGTGCGGTGCATCCGGAATTCAGTGCTGATGGCAAGGAGGTCTGGATCTCCTTGTGGGGTGGCAAGACCGATCAGTCAGCCATCGTTGTCTATGACGATGCAACGCTGACACTGAAGAAGGTGATCACCGATCCGAAGATGATCACGCCGACCGGCAAGTTCAATGTTTACAACACGCAGCACGATATCTATTAA
- a CDS encoding cupredoxin domain-containing protein, protein MSSGFAVHSGCLWLKRAPLLLAFFSLSALAQNVAEVSIEGYKFIPAEVGIKVGESVRWTNHEKRTSHSVIFPAEGGLESERLFPDDSWQRRFDHSGRYEYHCGPHPEMTGAVVVTE, encoded by the coding sequence ATGTCATCCGGCTTTGCCGTGCATTCCGGATGTCTGTGGCTGAAAAGAGCGCCGCTGCTGCTGGCGTTCTTCTCGCTCTCGGCGCTGGCGCAAAATGTGGCTGAAGTGAGTATCGAAGGCTACAAGTTCATACCTGCCGAAGTTGGCATCAAGGTGGGCGAAAGCGTGCGCTGGACCAATCACGAGAAGCGCACCAGCCATTCGGTCATCTTTCCGGCGGAAGGCGGTTTGGAATCAGAGCGCCTGTTTCCGGATGATAGCTGGCAGCGTCGCTTTGATCACTCCGGGCGTTATGAATATCACTGTGGGCCGCATCCGGAAATGACAGGGGCTGTCGTTGTCACCGAATAA
- a CDS encoding cytochrome c — translation MAAPAIAAEPDQARQKELVHLVRQDCGSCHGMTLKGGLGPALLPENLRDKPVEGLAAAIYYGRPGTPMPPWQQFLSEAEAAWIVEKLMTEFPQ, via the coding sequence GTGGCTGCACCGGCTATTGCCGCGGAACCCGATCAGGCGCGGCAAAAGGAGTTGGTGCACCTCGTTCGTCAGGACTGCGGTTCCTGCCACGGCATGACGTTGAAAGGCGGCCTTGGACCGGCGCTATTGCCGGAAAATCTGCGTGACAAACCGGTCGAAGGGCTGGCCGCTGCGATTTACTATGGCCGTCCGGGCACCCCCATGCCGCCTTGGCAGCAATTCCTGTCCGAAGCGGAAGCGGCGTGGATTGTCGAAAAACTGATGACCGAATTTCCCCAATGA
- a CDS encoding protein nirF, translating into MRLFLSFLLILVLNACAGPQLRGTGDLGLIIERASGNVTLVNTTSRQPYARIGGLGDLSHASVVYSRDGRYAFIFGRDGGLTKLDLLEAKIVKRVIQSGNAIGGSISQDGRIVVAQNYTPGGIKAFDAETLELLSEVPAEYAPGKFSKVVGLADVPGHKFAYALFDGGEIWVSDFSNPKHPVTQRFPAGRQPYDGLVTPDGRYYLAGLFGEDGIALLDLWQPDKGSRKILEHYGRGQEKLPVFKMPHLRGWSMAQGKLYLPSVGHHEVLVVDTATWKEAGHIPVRGQPVFAMARPDGRQIWVNFAFPDNGKVDVIDTLSGQVVQQMAPGKAVLHMEFAPRGENVWLSARDDNKVLIYNTENFAKLGEIPAESPSGIFFTSRATRIGF; encoded by the coding sequence ATGCGCCTGTTTCTGAGTTTTCTCCTGATCCTCGTGCTCAACGCTTGTGCCGGCCCGCAATTGCGCGGTACAGGCGATCTCGGCCTGATCATCGAGCGGGCCAGTGGCAACGTGACCCTGGTCAACACCACCTCGCGCCAGCCCTATGCGCGCATCGGCGGTCTGGGCGACCTGTCGCATGCCTCTGTCGTCTATTCCCGTGATGGCCGCTACGCTTTCATCTTTGGGCGTGACGGCGGGCTGACCAAGCTCGATCTTCTCGAAGCGAAGATCGTCAAACGCGTCATCCAGTCGGGCAACGCCATCGGCGGCTCGATCTCGCAGGATGGGCGCATCGTCGTGGCCCAGAACTACACGCCGGGCGGCATCAAGGCCTTCGATGCCGAAACGCTGGAACTGCTTTCCGAAGTGCCGGCTGAATATGCGCCGGGGAAATTTTCCAAGGTCGTTGGGCTGGCCGATGTGCCGGGTCACAAATTCGCCTACGCCTTGTTTGATGGCGGCGAAATCTGGGTCAGCGATTTCAGCAACCCGAAACATCCGGTGACGCAGCGTTTTCCAGCCGGTCGTCAGCCGTATGATGGGCTGGTGACGCCGGATGGCCGCTACTATCTGGCCGGCCTTTTTGGCGAGGACGGCATCGCCTTGCTCGATCTCTGGCAGCCGGACAAGGGTAGTCGCAAGATCCTCGAACACTATGGACGGGGCCAGGAAAAGCTGCCGGTGTTCAAAATGCCGCACCTGCGAGGCTGGTCGATGGCGCAAGGCAAGCTATACCTGCCCTCGGTCGGTCACCACGAGGTATTGGTGGTCGACACGGCAACCTGGAAAGAAGCAGGCCACATCCCCGTTCGCGGTCAGCCGGTATTCGCCATGGCGCGGCCGGATGGTCGGCAGATCTGGGTTAATTTCGCCTTCCCGGACAACGGCAAGGTCGATGTCATCGATACCCTGAGCGGCCAGGTAGTACAGCAAATGGCGCCCGGCAAGGCCGTCCTGCACATGGAGTTCGCCCCGCGCGGTGAAAACGTCTGGCTGTCGGCGCGTGATGACAACAAGGTTTTGATTTACAACACCGAAAATTTTGCCAAACTGGGAGAAATTCCGGCCGAAAGCCCGTCCGGTATCTTCTTTACTTCCCGCGCCACCCGCATCGGTTTCTGA
- a CDS encoding AsnC family transcriptional regulator, with amino-acid sequence MNDTFEFRLLNEFQRDFPLCPAPFAELAERLGVAEKAVLGSLEKLRREGKISRVGAVFAPKRIGASTLAAMAVPPEKLEAVAATVNRFPEVNHNYEREHRYNLWFVVTAGSEGRLQATLGAIEKAAGYPLLALPLLEEFHIDLGFSLQGEKQKSVAAARPVKPAAPIGESERRLVSVLQEGLPFFIRPFALIAERIGASESDVLVRIRRWLEEGDIKRFGVVVRHQELGYTANAMLVHDIPDDQVSEIGRALAEEPSVTLCYRRPRSLPDWPYNLFCMIHGRERAEVQAIIAELRQRHGLNDAAHEVLFSLTRFKQNGARYA; translated from the coding sequence ATGAACGACACTTTCGAATTTCGTTTGCTCAACGAATTCCAGCGAGACTTCCCGCTCTGTCCGGCACCCTTCGCCGAACTGGCGGAGCGCTTGGGCGTGGCCGAAAAGGCGGTTTTGGGCAGCCTGGAAAAACTGCGCCGCGAAGGGAAAATATCGCGCGTTGGCGCCGTCTTCGCACCCAAGCGCATAGGTGCCTCGACGCTGGCAGCGATGGCTGTTCCCCCCGAAAAGCTGGAGGCCGTCGCGGCTACGGTCAACCGCTTTCCTGAGGTTAATCACAATTACGAGCGTGAACACCGCTACAACCTGTGGTTTGTTGTCACCGCAGGCAGCGAAGGGCGTTTGCAGGCAACGCTCGGCGCCATCGAAAAGGCCGCCGGCTATCCGCTGCTTGCCTTGCCGCTGCTCGAAGAGTTTCACATCGACCTCGGTTTCTCGCTGCAGGGCGAAAAGCAGAAGAGCGTCGCCGCCGCCCGGCCTGTTAAACCGGCGGCGCCGATTGGCGAGTCGGAGCGCCGGCTGGTTTCGGTTCTGCAGGAAGGCCTGCCCTTCTTCATCAGGCCGTTTGCCCTGATTGCCGAGCGGATTGGTGCGTCCGAATCCGACGTGCTGGTTCGCATCCGGCGCTGGCTGGAGGAGGGCGATATCAAGCGCTTTGGCGTCGTCGTTCGCCATCAAGAACTCGGCTACACGGCGAATGCCATGCTCGTGCACGACATTCCCGATGATCAGGTCAGCGAGATTGGCCGCGCCTTGGCTGAGGAGCCGTCCGTCACCTTGTGTTACCGCCGCCCGCGCAGTTTGCCGGATTGGCCATACAACCTGTTCTGCATGATCCATGGTCGCGAACGTGCCGAAGTCCAGGCGATCATTGCCGAACTCCGCCAGCGGCATGGCCTGAATGACGCAGCCCATGAGGTACTTTTCTCGCTGACCCGCTTCAAGCAGAACGGCGCCCGTTATGCGTGA
- a CDS encoding AsnC family transcriptional regulator, producing the protein MRDLTAVDRKIIAKMQSDFPICERPYAEVAEQSGISEDALLERLEGLLAAKVLTRFGPMFQVERMGGAFVLAALTVPEDRYEAVTSLVNALPQVAHNYRREHALNMWFVLATETQDGIAEAIHRIEHETGLPVFAFPKEREFFVEMKLEARV; encoded by the coding sequence ATGCGTGACCTTACCGCGGTCGACCGGAAAATAATCGCAAAAATGCAAAGCGATTTTCCGATCTGCGAACGTCCCTACGCCGAGGTCGCCGAACAATCGGGCATTTCGGAAGACGCGTTGTTAGAACGACTGGAAGGCCTGCTTGCTGCCAAGGTTTTGACTCGTTTCGGGCCGATGTTCCAGGTCGAACGAATGGGGGGCGCCTTTGTGCTGGCAGCGCTGACCGTGCCGGAAGATCGCTATGAGGCAGTGACGTCGCTGGTCAATGCCCTGCCGCAGGTCGCCCACAACTATCGCCGCGAACACGCGCTGAACATGTGGTTCGTGCTGGCGACGGAGACACAGGATGGCATAGCCGAAGCAATTCACCGCATCGAGCATGAGACCGGACTTCCAGTTTTTGCCTTTCCCAAGGAACGCGAATTTTTTGTAGAAATGAAGCTGGAAGCACGAGTATGA